The Prevotella melaninogenica nucleotide sequence TTGATGGCATCTTCTGTTGATGTGAAAGGCTCGTGTTGTACGAGCTGGAAACCGCGTGAGTGATAAACGAGGGTGTAACCAGCAATACCTGTTTCCTTGTGGTAGGCTTGTGAGAAACCACCATCAATCACCATCAGTTTACCGTTTGCCTTGATAGGATTCTCACCCTTGACAACATGAACTGGGACGTGACCATTGATGATGTGACGGTTAGACTGTGGCACATCAAACTCATCTAAAATCATATCGGCAATCTCCTCATTGTCGCGCATACTGAAATAGTAACCTTTCTCTTCATGGTGCGTATCCTTGTCTGCAATGAAGTAGCGTTCGAAAGTAGCCATCTTTGCTTTATCGAAGAGCGGACTATCAGGTCCACACCATAGGAAGAGGAAGAAGTCGATAGCATCTTGACGTTCTTCTTCTGTCTGCATTTCATTGTTTGTCTGGAAGGCTGAACGAATCTTCATACCAGTCTGATAAAGCAATTCCTTACCCTTCAACTTCATACCTGGACCAATCTCAACCTCTTTTAGTTTGCCCTCTTTCGTGAGTGGGATAGAGGCATGATAAAGGAGATTGTGGTTGAAGACGTTATACATACAGCCATGACGGAGCAGAGAACGAATATGACTGCGCAACTTCTCACTGCCGGTAAACGACTGATGAAGACGATCGATGAGTGCCTGCTCAGCCTCAGTAAGCTGTTCTGGATTCTTTGGGTCGATGGTTGGGAAGTTGCATGAACACATCTTATATTCCTTACCATCAAGGGTAATCGTACCCTTCTTATAGTCGATAGCCTTGAGCAAACGACGGTCGTCCATCTTCCAAAGCGGATGACGACTGATCATCTGTGACTCAATCTTAAACTGAAGGATACTGATAGCCTTGTGCATCTGTGCTGTCAGCGTCTTGCTACGTTCGTCGAGTGGATTGTCTTTCGATATCTTTGGCATGAACTCCTCGCATGGATCATCACCATATACGTCCATTGCAAAGGTAGCCAACTGAATAAGGTTGATACCATATCCATCCTCAATGGTAGCCATATTCGCATAACGCAGGGCTATGCGAATAACATTACAGATACAAGCATCGTTACCAGCACACGCACCCATCCACAAGATATCATGGTTTCCCCATGTGATATCCCAGTTATGATAGTTCTTTAAAGTGTCCATAACGATGTGAGCACCTGGTCCACGGTCGTACACGTCACCTAAGATATGCAGTTGGTCGATGACTAATCGTTGGATAACCTCACAGATAGCAATGATGAAGTCATCAGCTCGTCCAGTAGAGATAATCGTTTTGATAATAGCACTCACATAGTCGGTCTTATCTTTGTCGTCTGCATGTTCGTGCAGTAACTCTTGGATGATATAAGAGAAATCATCCGGCAAAGACTTCCGAACCTTTGAGCGTGTATATTTGCTGGATACATCACGACAAACCTCTATCAAGCGGTGTATGGTGATATGATACCAGTCTTTGATATCCTTTTCCTCTTTCTTAACGAGTTCAAGTTTCTGTTCTGGATAATAAATCAGAGTACAAAGTTCTTGCTTTTCAATGTTTCTTAGTCTTTCACCAAAGAGCTCATTAACCTTTCTCTTAATGTTACCAGAGGCATTTTTAAGCACGTGTTGGAACGCTTGATACTCGCCATGAATGTCGGCAAGGAAGTGTTCAGTACCTTTTGGTAGGTGTGCGATAGCCTCAAGGTTTATAATCTCAGTTGTAGCGTCAGCAATATTTGGGAACGATGTTGCTAATAGTCGTAGATATCGTTCATCCTTTTTTAAATCGTATTTCTTCTGTGTCATGCGTTAATGTCTTTGTACGAAATTATTTCTTTTGATGCCCTTTGTTTTCCTGTCATCTCGTGGAGGGATAGGCATGAATCCCTCTTTAAGTAGCACCTTCTCGGCAAGGAGCTGTATGATACGGCGTGAATAACGGTAGAGGCGGAGGTGGCGGAGCACATCTGCAAGTCGGTCTTCGTCGTAATCATTATACTTTATAACTGTATATAAATCAGCCAACAGACGTAGGGAAAGTTTTTTCTTTCGCTCTATCTGTCGTGTGTTTGCAATGATGGTTGCTATCTTCTTGATGATAGCATCTTCCTCATTGGAGTAGTCACTGAGTCGCTGTCGCGTCATGGGCTGGTTTCCTATCAGCTTATCTGTGTCAACCGAGGTTGTTTCCTTTGGTGACAAAAGTGGGAATCGCTGTATGGCAGCAGTGTCAATCGTGGGTGCATTGAGTTGTAGACGGCTGATACAGTTGTCTACAATCTCTCTTATTCCCTCGTCATCAGCATAGAGGAAGATTCTTCGCCATTGTTCTGGATTCAGACTTCGGAGGTTTAGAAGTTGGTCGCTGGGCAAGAGGTTGTGGGTTGTCTCTTGTGCTAAACCAACGTGAAGCAGACTTGGAACAGCATCTTTCTCCATTGCTGTCATGGCGAATTGATAGCGTGTGTCAAGTACTTTACGATAGAAAAAAATCGTTTGCTGCGCCATTTCGTCGTCACTCAACGAACTATTAAGAACGCTGTTCTGAACGATATCAATGCGTTTGGTCCAGCCTAACTTTAGAATGTCTTGCCTTTCTTGCTCGCTACTCACAAGGAGCGCATCCATTCTTCTCACCATCTCCGCTTGATAGAGAAGTGTCTTCACCTTCTTAGTAGACTTCTGCTCTGTCGTTCTTGCTCTCTCATCGAGTTCCCAATGCGGTGAGAACACTACTGCACAATGCTTCTTAGCAGCCCAATTAGCATGTTGGGCGGCTTGATGTTCCCAACAGGTATGAATATGAACGATGTCAGGTTGGAAGTCAGCAAGGAGCTTTTTGAAGTCCCCTTGTTGTGTAATCGTCTTGACATCAGCATATTCTTTCTGCGCTGTGGTGAGTCGTAGAAGGTAATCAGAAAGCAGATTGCCTGCCTTTATGTTGTCTATGTAATGGAGGATGCGCATTTATAGTTTGTGAGATATGAAGTCATACTTGTCTGCACGATGGTATTTTAGCTTATAACCAAGGTGCTTCCATACGATAGCAATCTCGTATGGGATAATCTTCCATGCTGGAATATCTATATCGAAACGTCTTAGTGCTTTCTTACCAATAACTAAGCGTAGAATGATAGAGATGATAAGGGATAATCCTGCAGCAACAGAAATGGTCCACATACCCAATAGGAGAGAGACCGCAAGTGCAATACACTGCAAGAAGTAATTACCATGTAGTGCCGTTTGGTCAACATACGGGAGGAAACGATGCTGTGATGTACGTTCCAAGTGTTGGCGATTCTCCATATAGAAAAGGTGTGTGCCGAGCCAAACCTTCTCTGTTGGAGCCTCTTCTATGAGTGTTCCCTCAAACGAGTTTTCAAACACAAGGTTGTTACCACTTGCATATTTATTTACCATGAAGTCGTATTCTCCACGTATATACTTGAGGTTTCCGCGGAATCCTTCCTGACTTAAGAAACGACTTTTGCGGAAAGCTAAAGCATTAAACGGACACGCATAGGACTTATTATGCTGATATTCACGCATAAAATAGCGTGCCAAATAATGTCTTTCGAAGTGTCGATAAGCAGGCGTTTCGTCCTCATAACGAGTGTAGCCTACCACGAGATCTTTCCCATCTTTACAGTTTCGGGCTATAGCTTGCAGCCAATTGTCACCCGTTGGATAGCAACAGATGTCTGCCATTATCACCCAATCGTACTTCGCTGCCTTCACACCAAGCGTAATGGCAAGCTTCTTCTTGCTCATATAACGTGATGATTCAGGGATGAAGGTGGTGTATAGATGTGAGTTAGATGCAAAGCGTTTCAATACATCACTCGTCTCATGATCATTCTGTGGTGCCACAACAATCACTTGAAAGTCTGCTGGATAGTCCTGATTCAGATAGAGTGGGAGGTTCTTTGCAAGCTCCTGTGCATTGTCATGGGGCGTGAAGATAATCGTGATAGGGGGGTAAGTAGGGAGTTGCTCTTCAGTGATAACTGGCTCCGTTATTGTTTCCTTCTCCTCCTCTACAGGCTCATCTTCATTACTTATTTCTTCACTTTCGGCTGTGGAAGTTGGAAGACCATACTCTGCAATCCTCACTTTTCGGAAGAAAGGATTGAGAAAAGAGGTCAGCAATGCTACTAAAAGCAACACTACTGAGATGATGATGGTCGTATTATCAAAAGTGAACATTTATTCGTTACGTTATGGATTATAGTTCGTCTGAGGTATAGCCTATCGGTAGTTTTCTACAGTTATATTGCGAAGCCATGATTTCTCCGTATGCTCCAGCAGAACGCATCGCAATCAAGTCGCCTCGATGAACGGTGTTAAGTTCGATTCCTTTTGCAAAGACATCACTCGATTCGCAAATCGGTCCTACTACATCATAAGCGTGTAAAGGCTCCTCACTCGATAGATTTTCTATCTTATGGCTTGCCTGGTAGAGAGCAGGACGAATCAAATCGGTCATTCCTGCATCGACAATCGCAAACTGTTTTGCTGTTCCTTGCTTCACATAAAGGGTGCGAGTGATGAGACTTCCCATCTGTCCTACTACTGCACGACCTAACTCAAAGTGGAGTTTCTGTCCTTCTCTTAGATTCAGATAGCGTGCAAAAGTATAGAAATAAGACTTGAAATCAGGGATTGGATGGTTGTCAGGATTGTCGTAATCGATACCCAATCCACCACCAACATTGATGTTCTTAATCTTTATATTCTCCTGCTCTAAACCGTCTTGTATCTCGTTGATACGGCTGCAGAGGTGACGGAAATCAGTCATTTCGAGCAGCTGTGAACCGATGTGGAAGTGCAAACCGATAAAGTGAATGTTCGGCATCTTACTTGCTTCAAGGATGGTAGGTAGCATGTCTTGCATGGCAATACCAAACTTATTCTCAGCCAGTCCGGTGGTAATCTTCTCATGAGTATGTGCTCCCACGTCAGGGTTGATACGGAAACATACGTTTGCCGTCTTACCCTTTTTCGCAGCTAACTCATTGATAACCTCCAACTCCGCCACGCTCTCTACGTTAAAGCAGAAGATGTTATGGTCTAATCCGAGGTTGATTTCCCAGTCTGACTTACCCACACCTGCATAGACAATCTTGTCTGCTGGGAAGCCACAGTCTAAGCAACGCTGTATCTCACCACCACTCACACAGTCAGCTCCCATACCTGTCTGCTGGATAACATTCAGCACCTTTGCGTTCGCATTGGCTTTAATAGCATAGTGGACGATGAAGTTTTCATACTTTTTCAACTCTTTATTAATCGCCTGTAGTGTCTCTCTCAAGAGATTACAGTCATAATAATAAAACGGAGTTTCAATCTTCTTGAACTTATCTATAGGGAATTTCTGTACCATGTGTTTTGT carries:
- a CDS encoding fructose-1,6-bisphosphatase; translation: MTQKKYDLKKDERYLRLLATSFPNIADATTEIINLEAIAHLPKGTEHFLADIHGEYQAFQHVLKNASGNIKRKVNELFGERLRNIEKQELCTLIYYPEQKLELVKKEEKDIKDWYHITIHRLIEVCRDVSSKYTRSKVRKSLPDDFSYIIQELLHEHADDKDKTDYVSAIIKTIISTGRADDFIIAICEVIQRLVIDQLHILGDVYDRGPGAHIVMDTLKNYHNWDITWGNHDILWMGACAGNDACICNVIRIALRYANMATIEDGYGINLIQLATFAMDVYGDDPCEEFMPKISKDNPLDERSKTLTAQMHKAISILQFKIESQMISRHPLWKMDDRRLLKAIDYKKGTITLDGKEYKMCSCNFPTIDPKNPEQLTEAEQALIDRLHQSFTGSEKLRSHIRSLLRHGCMYNVFNHNLLYHASIPLTKEGKLKEVEIGPGMKLKGKELLYQTGMKIRSAFQTNNEMQTEEERQDAIDFFLFLWCGPDSPLFDKAKMATFERYFIADKDTHHEEKGYYFSMRDNEEIADMILDEFDVPQSNRHIINGHVPVHVVKGENPIKANGKLMVIDGGFSQAYHKETGIAGYTLVYHSRGFQLVQHEPFTSTEDAIKRGTDIVSTIQIVEMNQQRLRVEDTDKGTELRLQIEALKELLYAYRCGFLTEHERKTPPKA
- a CDS encoding glycosyltransferase family 4 protein; the protein is MRILHYIDNIKAGNLLSDYLLRLTTAQKEYADVKTITQQGDFKKLLADFQPDIVHIHTCWEHQAAQHANWAAKKHCAVVFSPHWELDERARTTEQKSTKKVKTLLYQAEMVRRMDALLVSSEQERQDILKLGWTKRIDIVQNSVLNSSLSDDEMAQQTIFFYRKVLDTRYQFAMTAMEKDAVPSLLHVGLAQETTHNLLPSDQLLNLRSLNPEQWRRIFLYADDEGIREIVDNCISRLQLNAPTIDTAAIQRFPLLSPKETTSVDTDKLIGNQPMTRQRLSDYSNEEDAIIKKIATIIANTRQIERKKKLSLRLLADLYTVIKYNDYDEDRLADVLRHLRLYRYSRRIIQLLAEKVLLKEGFMPIPPRDDRKTKGIKRNNFVQRH
- a CDS encoding glycosyltransferase, yielding MFTFDNTTIIISVVLLLVALLTSFLNPFFRKVRIAEYGLPTSTAESEEISNEDEPVEEEKETITEPVITEEQLPTYPPITIIFTPHDNAQELAKNLPLYLNQDYPADFQVIVVAPQNDHETSDVLKRFASNSHLYTTFIPESSRYMSKKKLAITLGVKAAKYDWVIMADICCYPTGDNWLQAIARNCKDGKDLVVGYTRYEDETPAYRHFERHYLARYFMREYQHNKSYACPFNALAFRKSRFLSQEGFRGNLKYIRGEYDFMVNKYASGNNLVFENSFEGTLIEEAPTEKVWLGTHLFYMENRQHLERTSQHRFLPYVDQTALHGNYFLQCIALAVSLLLGMWTISVAAGLSLIISIILRLVIGKKALRRFDIDIPAWKIIPYEIAIVWKHLGYKLKYHRADKYDFISHKL
- the lysA gene encoding diaminopimelate decarboxylase, with amino-acid sequence MVQKFPIDKFKKIETPFYYYDCNLLRETLQAINKELKKYENFIVHYAIKANANAKVLNVIQQTGMGADCVSGGEIQRCLDCGFPADKIVYAGVGKSDWEINLGLDHNIFCFNVESVAELEVINELAAKKGKTANVCFRINPDVGAHTHEKITTGLAENKFGIAMQDMLPTILEASKMPNIHFIGLHFHIGSQLLEMTDFRHLCSRINEIQDGLEQENIKIKNINVGGGLGIDYDNPDNHPIPDFKSYFYTFARYLNLREGQKLHFELGRAVVGQMGSLITRTLYVKQGTAKQFAIVDAGMTDLIRPALYQASHKIENLSSEEPLHAYDVVGPICESSDVFAKGIELNTVHRGDLIAMRSAGAYGEIMASQYNCRKLPIGYTSDEL